AAGCCAAAGGGGTAGACGATGTGATGTGTGAAACTGTGAACACGGTAGAAAACACTTGGTTGGGACTTAATTGCTGCACACAATTACTATGCGCGTGCACCGGCCAGCCCATCCAGTCCTAGGCATTAACTAGCGCGCAGCTCCAAATGCAGGCTTAACTCTTGTGAGCACACCACACTCCATGCGGATTCACTTCAAATACAAGGCTGCCTCCACTTCGAGGCTCGAGCCTATCTTTGTGATAAAAAATGAGTCATATATTTAAGAAAAATAAACCATTAGGAGGAGGCATATACAAAAGATATACAAATTGAGGAGATCGTTTCCATGTACAAAATGCCGTTGGTAACCTTTCCAAATGGCTAGCCAACCACCGGTATGAGCGCGTGACGGGCCCATGACATCAAACCAAGGAACATTTGTGAAGGGGCCGATCGAATTTGAGGTGTTGCAATCCCGAAGCTCTGTTCTTGTACTCGAGATTTCTTCCTGACCGAAGAGATAATAAGATGTTTTTTtgttgggaggggggggggggggggggggggggggtaataaGACGGTTTATTCATTCATCTTAAAGAAACCTTTTTGCGGTGCCTCTTGTTTGCGATCTAACCACGATGTGTGATTAGTCCTCACATCCCACATGCGTGCCTCATACGAGGTAATAAGACGGTTTATTCATTCATCTTAAAGAAACCTTTTTGCGGTGCCTCTTGTTTGCGATCTAACCACGATGTGTGATTAGTCCTCACATCCCACATGCGTGCCTCATACGAAATTCATGGTATGTTTTATGTTATATTATGTTTATGCTATGAGTTGGTATTTTTGTCTCTTCCTAATCCTAGGGCACTGATACCCAATCCACCCAAGGTGCACCAGAGAGGAGGCACATTGCAGGGGTGTGGAAGGTCACATCGAAGGCTGGTGACAGTAGGGATTAGTATGGCAGTCCGATAAAATTCATatgggtgggggtgggggtgggggggggggggggcgtgatGCAGTCACAAATCCGCGCGACTCCAAGCTTTGGTGCAGGTGAGTCACGGCATTGTCCCAAGGATCACATGACTCTGAGCTTAGCAAAGGTGAGCAGCATCCTCGCGTCAATGATCCAGCTTGGTGATGGCGACATGCATCGTGTCATCAGGGATTTGAATGACTTCCGACTTGGCAAAGGCATGCAGCTTCGAGGATCAGTGTAACTCCAAGCTAGCGAAGGCAAGGGGCGTCGCGACATCGATGATCCTTTCACCTTTTGCATGAAACGCTCTTTACTTTACTTGTTTTTTACTTCGGCCGAAAATTCTTTAGATCAAGCCATCTAGCCTCATCAATTCACGGCTTGCACTTGGCAAGGATTTACCACCGTAGATTGCCATATTGTTGTAGTACTGGAAACAACAACTGATAAGTGATGTAAGTGGGCTGGCTTTCCTTTTATTCTTTGTATTTTTCTATTTATAAataggaaaagaaaaaaagaaaagaaatagacgGACCGAGAGTGAAATAAAATTGTGGATCATTTATGTGGACTATGATTTATACATATGCCCACAAAATTGATTCCATCAATTATGAAGAAGCTTGAATTCCAATTCATTTAAATTTAATTCAGATGGGTTCAATTAGAGGTATGAGAAAATTGCGGTTTAAAATTATGGGAACTTTTTGGAGGCTATGAATGTGACAAGAAGGCCATGTGCAAAGTTGTGGGGCAATTGGAAAAAAATGTgaatttgaaaatattcaaatcatgtgcaaattggatttgaattaaAGCCATTGTTTAAAATAGTTACTGACCTTGAAAGAAACAAAATCTAAACCCACGTTACTTTAAAAATTCCATATGTTGCTTAGAAGATTAATGATATTATTGATTACATGAAATGCAAAACTATGAATTCGATAAAAAGAACAAGCATAAAATAGGGTTGCTACTGTTGGGATGTTACAATCTATGCTCTGAAACATGCACTTTTAGTATTGCTTTGAACCGTGCATTTTTGCTCCTTATGATATTCTTATAGTTGTGGATTTTctaattttatttatttatttttgagacGAGATAATTATATGTTTATATTCCCACCGCTCGGGTTTATTGGGCCAGAGAGCAGACCACCGGCGTCCAACTTTTTAAAGGCCCATTGAACATGGGAAATACCCTTTGGCTGCTGCATGTATATACACCCTATACggggatttttttttaaataattaaaCAAAAAGACAAAATAGTTCAAAAGTATTTTAGATTAAACTTGACTTACTTGCGCACTAGTATATAAATTTTCACCCAAAAAAAACCTACGTTGACTTCACAGCGAAAAAGACAAAATTTATTTGCTATGATAGCTAGGTCACTATTCACGCTATTTTGACTGAAAAAATGTCTTTTTTGAGAAGAAGTAAAAGAGGAATTTTCTTTTTGTAGAGCTTTTCTCACTAGTACAACGAAAGGTCaagtttatttcaaaaatattttcagaAATTTTGGACTTTCTGTTGAATTGCTAAAAAAATTCCATATAGGATACATATGTACCCTTGAACAGACGTGTTTACTTTTCTCTTGTTCCTTCCGCTTGAACAGGCATGCAAAAATGGAATTGGCAATGGTCCAATGCTGTAATTGCTGCTGGTCAGCATTGGACGTACGCTTGACCGGCTGGAGGCAAATATGTGGTGCATGATCGGCTACATGCGATGACTGTGAATTAATTTGATTGACTGTTCTCATAGACCCTTCCCCTTCGTGATCTGAAAAATAAAAGCACCTCCCTTCCCTTCGATCCCCTCAAACACCACCGCCTCCCCTTCGCCTTCTCTCCTAAGGTTTCTCGACTCGCACCACCCAGCCATCCCAATCTCCCCGGCCACCGGATCGATGGCGGACACGGCTCGGACGGCGGAGAGGAAGCTCACGCTGAAGAGCGCCGACGGCGAGGAGTTCGTGGTGGAGGAGGCGGTGGCGACGGAGTCGCAGACCATCAAGCACATCATGGAGGATGGCTGTGCCAACAACATCATCCCCCTCCCCAACGTCAACGCCAAGATCCTTGACATGGTCATCAAGTACTGCAGGCAGCACATCCAGAATCGCGGAGGCGACGCCGCCAACCCCACCGCAAAGGCCTCCGAGCCGGACCTCAAGACCTTCGACGATAAGTGCATAGACGTCGACCAGCAAATCCGCTTCGACGTCATCCTGGTGAGATTTCCATCCAACCCTCCCGCCCCCGTGGTGCTCTTTCTAGTTAGTCACGGGTagaaaaaaggcctttagtcccggttcgcaaaggcctttagtcccggctgtgcaaccgggactaaatatgcgcgactaaagacccccccctttagtcgcgcctcttacgaaccgcgactaaaggctttagtcccggttctcgtggccaaccgggactaaaggcccgtcctttAGTCCGTAGggtttttttgcgaatttttttaaattttttttattttcaaatttctgaattattttaacctctaatctctaatcaccacccttcatcactgctcaatttaacctctactctctaatcacccctcatcattccaaatcatctaacttcccggacggtcacccatcctctcactgctccagcctgagcacgcttaacttccgggttctattctccctcgtttccaagtctgcacttgttgttttcctgacaatagtaggatgtcaattctattaaccctcaggaatttagcttgagcatgaagtgacacatttcactgtttgagtttgaaactattgttttaaaaaacaataattatttagtaacactaatatttctggaataattagtttgaccattgtttgaccactgtttgaccacagtttgaccagatttgaccaaaattttaaaaaaactgaaataattatttagtaacactaatattctagaataattagtttgaccactgtttgaaattttttgaatttttttgcctctccaaatcttaaaagccccgtatcttttttctgttaggtttttgaggattttgaaaatgttttaacgaggttcccccggttaaattcggatgtaacttttcgagtagatgatttttcatataaaaaactttttcatccgagttcgtatgcaaaagttatgcccattttaagaaattccagagagattttccaaataaagtcgaaattcatatttgttaattttcccaacaactagaccacatatcacatgggaaacttattttattttatttttttgacattttcatcattttcttttgttttttctaaaactgaaaaggcgatccacgggggggggggggggggggtagagtttgaaaatgaggcctcaaatccctttagtcgcggttggccagaccaaccgggactaaaggtctaagctttagtcccggttggtctggccaaccgcgaccaaaggttcgggccattagtcgcggttggccagaccaaccgggactaaaggtctaacctttagtcccggttggcctggccaaccgcgactaaaggccttcgggccagcctgaggacctttagtcccggttggccaggccaaccgggactaaagcccctcccgtccgccagcgcgcgctgggcccagatagttggtcgtgggtctcctcccgaaccgcgactaaagacccctttggtcgcggttcgattattttggggactaatgggggcgtatggaagcctctttttctactagtgagtaCTCGTCAAGGCGCTCTTGCTCCTGCTGTTTAGATGCGGTTTGGTACCCCAGATTCGTGTTTCGTTTGCTGACAACTATAGTTGTGTGTGCTGTAGAGTGTAGCCTCGTGGCAGGTGCTCTGACAAAATACTTGAAGGCTTCAATGATTTTTGAAGTGTTTGTAATCTCACCAGGATGTGGGTTATTTCTCATCATATTTACATGGTTGCATGTCATAAGTGTTTGTGATCTACTACCTAGTGTATTGCCTTAttaagactacccacagtgggagtaacataggtcgtaacatcacacatatctagataaaatagatgatgtggcaagcaataaatgaagaaagagacacatgtggtaacatagctagttactattagtatgagtaacatcacacatatcaatgcaagatgagtctatagcctaataaataaagtgctgcatgttaccacacatatgttaccattgtggctagtctaatATAATATGTGTTGTTTCTTATCCTTTCTAAGATTTCGTTGTCTGATGTCTTTACTTAGAGCTATGCTTCTGTTTTCAGTTCTGTGCCATGATTAACCAGTGTATCACTTCAGTATTATGCTCCCTCACTACGTGGGTGATGCAACAATATTTTGTTTATGTTGCTCCTGTTTCTTATCTATGTATAGTCTCTTTTCTATAAGAATGCTACCTGACCAACTTGCTTGGATTTTGCCCTGAGCCCCTTACAGGCTGCGAACTACCTGAACATCAAGGGGCTGCTGGACCTGACCTGCCAGAAGGTCGCTGACATGATGAAGGGGAGGACTGTAGAGGAGATCAGCAAGACCTTCGACATCAAGAATGACTTCACcaaagaggaagaggaggaagtcCGGAAGGAGAACCAATGGGCCTTCGAATGAAGGTCGAGTGGCGACAACTAAAGAAACAACTATCTCGTAATGCAAATGACCAACAAGGAAGGAAACCCGGCTTCGTTAATGCCTGGGAGCAGCCTTTGTGGTTTGAAACTATGCTAGTAATAAGCTATAAGTACATTGTTCTGGTTCCGGTCAATCTGTGAGGTTTACCATTTGGTTGACTTCGTTATCTTTTGTTTGGTAGTATTTTGCTGCACTCTTGAACTTGGTTATGAGTTTGGTGCTGGTTGCTAGTTATTCTGCAACTAATGCTAGTTCTAATCTATCGTTTTGCATGCCTCTGATGCGttgatgtgacgcccccgatttgaccgtacactaatcatgcacgcaaatgtatacgatcaagatcagggactcacgggaagatatcacaacacaactctacaacataaataagtcatagaagcatcataatacaagccaggggcctcgagggctctaatacaagtgctcgatcatagacgagtcagcggaagcaacaatatctgagtacagacataagttaaacaagtttgccttaagaaggctagcacaaaagtaacaacgatcgaaaaggcaaggcctcctgcctgggacctcctaactactactcgaagccgaactccatgtagaatcatcctcgggatctctagctcctggaatccagcatctggttgcgacaatcaggtatagaaaggggaaaagagggagaaaagcaaccgtgagtactcatccaaagtactcgcaagcaaggagctacactacatatgcaatgggtatatgtgtaaagggccatatcagtggactgaactgcagaatgccagaataagagggggatagccaatcctgtcgaagactacgcttctggcacccttcatcttgcagcatgtagaagagagtagattgaagtcctccaagtagcatcgtatagcataatcctacccggcgatcccctcctcgtcgccctgttagagagcgatcaccgggttgtatctggcacttggaagggtgtattttattaagtatccggttctagttgtcataaggtcaaggtacaactccgggtcgtccttttaccgagggacacggctattcgaatagataaacttccctgcaggggtgcaccacataacccaacacgctcgatcccatttggccggacacacttttctgggtcatgcccggcctcgtaagatcaacacgtcgcagccctacctaggcacaacagagaggtcagcacgccggtctaaaccctatgcgcgcaggggtctgggcccatcgcccattgcacacctgcacgttgcgtacgcggccggaagcagacctagcccccttaatacaagcgcgagcttacggtccaatgcggcgcgcgccactcagtcgctgacgtcacgaaggcttcggctaataccacgacgccgggatgcccataactactcccgcgtagatggttagtgcgtatagaccaaatggccagactcagatcaaatacccagaactcgttaagcgtgttatttgaagtaaccgcgaacgccgaccagggccaggcccacctctctcctaggtggtctcaacctgccctgtcgctccgccacaaagtaacagtcgggggccgtcaggaacccaggcccacctctaccgggatggagccacctgtcctttcagccccctcatcagaatcacttgcgggtactcctcgagccgacccgactttagtcaccacatgtgtcatgtatataatgtatatagtatatacccgtgatcacctcccaaagtgatcacggcccagtagtatagcatggcagacggacaagagggtagggccactgatggaacactagcatcctatactaagcagtaggatagcaggtaagggtaacaactgtagcaacaatgacaggctatgcatcaggataggattaacggaaagcagtaacatgctacactactctaatgcaagcagtatagagaagaataggcgatatctggtgatcaagggggggcttgcctggttgctctggcaaggagggggttgtcgtcgacgtagtcgatcacatgggcagcatcggtctcggggtctaccggagagaagagggggaagaaacagtaaatataaagcaaacatagcaacacaaagcataacgtggtaatacgacgtgtcgggtgtgacctaacgtatgtctacacgaataggtgaagggggaaattcaaccgggaatgttttcccggttccggacctgtgccagacagatgaccggagggggaaagttccatgttcagcatgctagaggcatgtgacaaatgaacggaccgcgtattcggattcgttggatttttctgagcaactttcatgtagaaaacatttccatccgagttacggtttattttctatgaatttttaaagattaaagtattttctggaattattaatattaacagaaaaggaatatgacgtcagcattgcgtggggatgacgtcagcagtcaacagactcgctgaccagggtcaaaactgacatgtgggtccagcggggcccacatgtcatagacagagAGTTAACAGAGTTTTAAAACTAACTAAACAGGGTTATTTAGCAGGTAGGTCCCGCTTGTCATGGActaattaactaaactaattagttttaattaatAAAACGTTTAATTAGAAGATTAAGCGGCGGGGCCTGCATGTCAGCGTCAGAGAGacgcccagtcagcacgttgactgggtcaacccagtcaacggggcccgcggggcccgctggcagtgacCCCGGGGTGGCCCCAAGTGTGCCACGTCAGCGGCGGCCGGCGGCACGTCGCCGGTGACGCCAAACACGGCGGAGGGCTTCGGACCTCGTCGGATTTCGCCTACGGGCAACCGTTTCGCGCGCGCGAGGGCGCGTTCGAACGAGCGGAGCAACGCGCGTCGAACAGCGGTGGTGGCGTCGCCGGAGTTGGCTGGAATCGGCGCCGGCGTCGAGGCCAGCGGCGGAGCGGCTTCGGCCGAAGACGGAAACGGCGAGGCAGCACGCTATTGAGCAAAAGAGGAGGCTGGGGAGGATCTACGTGGTGCGGCGAGTCCAATGGGTACGAGCCCGTGACCAAACCGTCACCGGAGacgcgtcggcgacgagctccgcggcgatGCGTTCGGCCTCGTTGTGAGAGCTAGCTAGGGTTCGCGCGAGAGCAAACGGAGAAGggtaggaggtagaggagctcactgcgcggcacacggaggccgatgagaggcttagtagcagcagcagtcgccggagtcgaagaagacggcggcgacccgaggaagaaggtgacggcgttgggggtgatgtagggggtcccggctcgagcaggtggtcggggaggaAGTAGCGAGGGCCGGAGAACCGATTTGTCATGGGGACGAGGCGAGGTGGCGACGGTGGCCGCGGCTAGGACGGGGCCATGGCGACGGGCGCGCTCGGGATCGAGCGAGAGGAGAGGGGAGAGGTGGatctgggaggaggggaggcgcaGAGGCGAGCGAGAGGGGGCAAGTGGGCGAGTGGGGAGAGAGCCCGAGGCGCCAGGGGGGTGGAGTCCTTATCCACCGAGGCACCGACGGCGAGGTGGGTTCGGCGGGGACGCGACTTGGGCGCGCACGGGGTCGGGTGAACAGAGAAGACGACCGGGGAGGAAGATGGGCTGGGCCTGGTCGGGTGGGCCGAGGCCTATTcccctttttttgttttctcttgatttgcttttccttttctatttttcttttatttctttactgttttcttttagttacattttattttagttttgtaaaatgccaaatgagcacctaaattagtattactaattagtccactgccacaattaacttggcacctaaaaTAAAATATTTGGTAATTGTTGAGTATTtaaagtatttaaataatagttttgctactgttttattaccatttgaatatttgaacattttataaaagtgtggttctccaccataattatctacgcattatttggcacaacccgaacgttttagttttaaagtttgaaaacttttgttgtttgccttttattcaattttgaatttgaattggtttttgAACTAACGAAAGGGATTAACTACAGTgtcagaggtgacgtggcatcaatAGCAGGGAATTTttgtagtctaattatccgggcgtcacaattttcctccactacaagaaatctcgtcctgagatttaagagggaagtaaagggggaaggttcgggttacgaaattctagggagtgttcttggtcttggttgttcttctcgaagaggttgatccattacattgatgtcttcattctgctgtttcaggtcatcatgatgaagttgtcgtcctttcttcgggaactccatcgtacttacgaaagaataaagggtgggtatattccaggagaacggacctctgcaaggttgactatctggtagctaacatcggggaaggtggcggaaagtaactctcgaattgaaacttacggaaatatcgagagcaaagtaaggaggtatcctgggaagtttcgagcgggtaggcaatcgttcgatgcctgttacagggcgtgaaaggggttcaaagcaacgggaataagtattgtgtctgatatcagacttgaaggtggctcgtgaattacatacgaggccacgcgcgatgaattAATTTGGGAAtagggggtgcacaggagagtcaggttttgatcctgtggaactgtgggttatgggcccaccatgtggttaaagtaggaaggacggtgacatcttgcacgatcatgatagcaaggaatgtcagagggtagcctgtcagttatatgtcagcaacatcgtcggtaccaagggcgagggacgaagagaaccattttcctgctcgttgaaacaaggcggaccaataggcaaagttctcgtccatcggtggttaccggaatgtcaccaacaatagtaacagggtcttactgacaaagttgtacaccgaggtgtttgtagaagcagggaattaatactgcttagatcataatgatcaccagaaacgttaaaccaaccaatggaaaggaaaatatgattatcagattaaacagaacaatggaaaggaaaatgtgtttaaacacatatttcaggggtatttccttcccaaggacaagcagagcatgatgtccatgacatgatataatgtagaaaactccttaggtacgggagagaattttcatgacattacccatacaacggtgtttgggtaattgagcaagaaacatttagcattgggtttcaaatgttcttgttgaaaatcggagtaccacagacatgcttcgagatagcattggcATGGTCTCCAAGCAAAGGTtggactttggatacacaaaggatccatcaggaacaactaaTAGAATAactcttacaatttcctcatggaagaatggctaaccttgctaaaaatgaaaactataacaatagggccgGAGGGCTAGGTATGAGACCACCTTatcgggtcatataaagaccaacgttataactcttggaaatatgttccaaccatcatatctgaccgagattcagatctgattggtgtcaggataactcagactcaggatgcctgagaagaaaggtgcaacacaaattgtcgagatgacattgtaagattctcgagaATTGAAGCGAGTttcgaaacaagagttcatcattaaaccaaggagaggatgagggggtggctgatgaactcagcgacaattcctcgagatttccaaaaagaggGATTTTcacacttatgtgaacaaggagataacattggtcagatcaaatgatataatgatgtatgctcgaggaaaacatacacaattaaacattggttgaaaggtgcacccgaaatatgggttgggttgcacgaccaacgtcggaatggtgattcaataatcaatagtctaagaatgaatgtccgaccattaacttcaaaggaatagggttgctagaagggcagaatccaaacaacacAGTTCACCTGTTGGTATCCCCGTTAGAATCAACACGTGAACCTGGAAATgaatggagatggcgagaagtatttcTATATCAGGAATTTCTTAAGAGGTGAggcaatcctcacaacatccttgacatgaaggacagtaatacttcaatgtagaacataacataagctagATAGGAAAGAGCTCCATAACATGATCAAGTCTGAATTGGAGGGGGGGCAATAACattgccgatgataacacaaatcatcgaggggcaaggatggtatttctcatcctgaatttcgactgatatcctggaagagctcaaaatgttggtgctgatcacgacacatttgtcgagagattgattcggcgatgacatcaagtcagaggaatgatgaaagcgataggttaatggaaccaagggtacggcacaaacttgaaatcaagcttgttgttcaaggcgaactaat
The Aegilops tauschii subsp. strangulata cultivar AL8/78 chromosome 3, Aet v6.0, whole genome shotgun sequence genome window above contains:
- the LOC109786254 gene encoding SKP1-like protein 20, yielding MADTARTAERKLTLKSADGEEFVVEEAVATESQTIKHIMEDGCANNIIPLPNVNAKILDMVIKYCRQHIQNRGGDAANPTAKASEPDLKTFDDKCIDVDQQIRFDVILAANYLNIKGLLDLTCQKVADMMKGRTVEEISKTFDIKNDFTKEEEEEVRKENQWAFE